In Candidatus Nezhaarchaeota archaeon, the sequence TCTCTAAAGACTCAGTAACAGTAGTGATCCCGACATATAGAGAAGAGGAAGCTATAGGTGCTGTCCTAGATGAACTAAGTGAAGAAGGCTATAGAAATATTCTAGTAGTAGACGGATACTCTGAAGATAGAACTGTTGAGATAGCTAGAAGTAGGGGGGTCGAAGTCATCTATCAGGAAGGTAGGGGAAAGGCAGACGCAGTTAAAACTGGTATCAAATATGTTAAAACACCCTACCTAGTCGTTATGGATGGAGACCACAGCTACGACCCTAGAGATATCGAGAAATTACTGAAGTATGTTGACACACACGATGAAGTTATAGGTGTTAGAGATAGAAAGAACATATCGCTACTACATAGATTCGGTAATCGAGTTATCACTAAGATCTTTAACACTCTCTTTGGAACTAACTTGAGAGATGTGTGTTCCGGTATGTATCTACTGAAAACAGATATAGCTAAAGAGATAGACTTCGAGAGTAGAG encodes:
- a CDS encoding glycosyltransferase family 2 protein encodes the protein MAVSKDSVTVVIPTYREEEAIGAVLDELSEEGYRNILVVDGYSEDRTVEIARSRGVEVIYQEGRGKADAVKTGIKYVKTPYLVVMDGDHSYDPRDIEKLLKYVDTHDEVIGVRDRKNISLLHRFGNRVITKIFNTLFGTNLRDVCSGMYLLKTDIAKEIDFESRGFGAEVEIAAHIASTGGRIGEADISYRKRLGESKLKYHHGFSILFSALKLTLKYNPVFLFLAVSSLALIPGLAIVGYVAYKLLFLGVKHHIWAIIGVMISGVGFIALLLALVVLYIKRFEYRV